The genomic DNA ggttttttttgagacagcgtcttgctttgtcgcccaggttagagtgcagcggcgtgatcacctggctaatttttaagctttttgcagagacagggtctcacgctgttgcccagtctggtcttgaactaccgggctcgagcaatcttccagtcttggcctcccaatgtgctgctgggattacaggtgtgagtcaccgcacccagcatGAGAAGCTTTTTAATACTACTAGTCAtggtgacattttctttttcttttttttgttttttttaaagacagagtctcgctctgtcacccaggctggagtgcagtggcgccatctcggctcactacaagctctgcctcccgggttcacgccattctcctgcctcagcctcctgagtagctggaactacaggcacccgccaccatgctgggattacaggcgtgagccaccgagcccggccacgGTGGCATCTTTGAAAGAAATTTTAGTCAGCTGAACTTagtgaaaaattatttaagatcATCACTTGGTCAAGAGAAATTCACATGACAATTCTCTCAACTGAAAACCGAGACAGTAGATTTTAGAAATATTCATGAGTTTGTTTCCGTTTATGTAAGGAGAGTAAACTTACTGTTTTtgtataagtaaaatatttaaacttaaaatattttgagttttggccgggtgcggtggctcaagcctgtaatcccagcactttgggaggccgagacgggcggattacgaggtcaggagatcgagactatcctggctaacacggtgaaaccccgtctctactaaaaatacaaaaaattagctgggcgaggtggcgggcgcctgtagtcccagctactcgggaggctgaggcaggagaatgacgtgaacccaggaggcggagcttgcagcgagctgagatcccgccaaggcactccagcctgggcgacagagcaagactccgtctcaagaaaaacaaaacaaaaaaaaatattttgagttttaatatgcacattttccttttttttttttttccacttactgaaacattgtggaaaaaaaattaacattaaaaaacacattttttgaccgcgtgtagtggctcacacctgtaattccacccagcactttgggaggccaaaggcaggtgggtcacctaatgtcagaagttcgagacccgcctgaccaacatggtgaaaccctgtctctactaaatataaaaaattagccagatgtggtggtggacgcctgtaatcccagctacttgggagactgaggcaggagaatcgcttgagcccaggaggcagaggttgcagtgagctgagattgcaccattgcactccggcctgggcaacaagagcgaaattccatctcaaaagaaagaaagaaaaccacatacacgaaaaacacatttttttccttttgcctcaggcTCCAGTATCTCTCTCCTGCACAGGAGGGTACTGGTTGGAAGGTATGTGAGGGACCCTTCTGATGGTCATGCTCAGGACCTTGAGAAGGGTCTGAGGCACAAACAGCACACACTTGTCAAAACTCAGCAGGTGCTCACCTGTGAGCAGGGCATCGCACCGAACGCCGAGCTTTCCATCCAGAGGAAAACCCGGTGGCAGATGGATTCTAATGATGTGCGCACTGGAGTGTTAGGGAAAGCCGCCTGAGGTCTATAATTTACTTGgaaatgcataaaaaataaaatggatcaaTGCAGGGAGGATTAACTAGATGTGACAAAGTCCAGTAACATATGAATGGTACACTCAGGTGGTGGGTATCTATCCAGATGTGCAATATAAAATTCGTTCATCGCTGCTGTGAGCCAGCAAATGTCTGTCGCCAGGTGCTGGGGGCGAAAGGAGGTCTAGGCCTCCGCTCCTGTGCTTCAGATGCCGGCACGTCCCGGGGGAGCTCCTGCCACCCCTTGGAGACTCTCCAGGTGGCGCGGCTGGGGTAAAATACAGTATCCTGAGGGAGAAGTGGCCAAGCCTTCAGGGGATGGGTCAAGTTATGGCAAGAAAGGGCAGAGAGCAGAATGTGGCACTGGGCAAGGGGAGACACGGAGCATCCTCAAAACAGCGGAGGGCCTGGCCTGGGCCTTCCTCACCCACCCCTGCCCCCCTCCGAGTCTGTCCTCCTTTTCCCTCCACTCTGTCAAGCACGAGGCAAGGCCAAGGCTGACAGATTTGCCGGTGAAGACATTGAAGACCTTTGCAGATTTGGTTTATTATTTGCACAGACAACCAAAGAAAGAATGGCCGAAGGTGCCCAGTCCCCATGGACCTTGTGCAGGGCAATGCCGAACAGTGACCACATGACTGCCACATGGATGGCAGGACACCGGGCCGCAAACAGCTGCAGCCACGCTAAGTGCCCAAGGTGACCTCAGCAGAGCCTGGGAGGCATTAGGAGCCGCAGGGAGGCGAGAGGGCCCGGCTGTGCCCAGGAGCATGGCGAGGTGCTCTGCTGAGAGCAGGGTGCAGCTGTGGCCCATGTGGATACGTGCCAGGGCGCCAGGGCAGAGCTCTCCCCTGACTCGCCCCGGGACTTTCCCTCAGGTTCCTCCCAAGACGACACCATCAGGGCCTCTGGAAACAAACAGATTGGGGGTCCCCTCTGTCTGTGAGGAAAACACAAGTCACTCAGAAGCTTAAGATGCTCTGTGTCACTCAGGAAATGGGACTTAAAAATGGTCAGACCGCTTGGAAAGGCTTAAGAGAAGGAGGGGCGTCGCAGAGGCCCACTCAGGGTGCAGCTATGTCAAGGGGTAACaattccagtttcagtttttaaaatgacagtGAAACACCAGAGTAAGGACAGAGCGAAGAGAGCACCGCCCTCCCTGATGAGACCAGACCCACTCCCGGAGGGGAGGCACAGTGGCAAGAACGCAGAGGCAGACGGCCACGTGGGGGCTGCGGTGGGCAGCCTGTGAGATGGCCCTCAACGCCCCCAACTCCTGCTGTCTGTCCTGTGGAACCTCCTCCCCTGGGCTGAACCCACACAAACAGAACACAGCAGAAAGTGGGGGAACTCCCTTTGGCTGCAGGAGCCTGCCTTTAGGGCTTGCTGAGCTATGCGGGAGCCGTGCCAAGGAAAGGTCCGTGCAGCAGAGAACTGAGTGAGGCCTCCAGCCACAAAGCGGAAAAGATCGAGGCCCTCACTCTAACCGCCCGTGAAGAACTGAGTCCTGCCCACAGCCGCGGGGCCAGCAGAGACGCGGAACCTCCCCGCCCGGAGCCTGCAGGCCACTCACAGTCCGGGGGGTCCTGACAGGCCTCGCGAGGGACCTCGAGGCAGAGGCTCCTTCACCGGGCCCGGATGTCTGACCCACAGACACTGCGGAGCTACATTTGTCTGAAGGGGCTAAGCTGCGGGGCGAATTGTTACACAGCAACCGACAACTTTCTGTTCcctgtttctgttcttttccttcaaCAGGGCTGGGTGTGGAGTGGCCCGCTCCCGCCAGCCCTGCTCTGCGCACCCTCCTGGGCTGAGCTGTGGGGTGAGCCGGGCCCTGTCTTCCTCCCTGCCCTGGCTCTGTTCCCCCAATGCCCACCCCCGAGAGTGGGGAGGGCGGTGGGGCGACGCGGACTCTGAGAAGCCTTCCAGTTCCAACTGCCAGGAAGCTGCTGCCCAGGGAGCCGCGAGGAGCGAGGTCGGGCATGCGCGGGCTCTGCCTCTGATGGTaagaaggggagagagggaaacGGAGTGAAGCCAGCGAAGGCCGCAGGCGCCGCAGGGCAGACCCCAGGCGCCAACACAGCCCAATTTCCGGCAGCGGGAAGGCCCTGCGCTTCACTCCTGCCCAGTCACTGGGAAATGCCCAAGTCAAGATGGGGCGCATGGTGGCGCCTGGCGTCTGAAAGGCAAACCCCCCTCCTCTGTCTCATCCTCCAACCTCTCCCTGTCCTGCGGGGCTCACATGcaacctcctccaggaagccttccttcaGGAGCCTGCCTGTCAGAGGTCATCTCACCTTTTTCTCAGATCCCATGCCCTGTTGGTTGTTCTCTCATTGCCTTGTTTCCTATACACAAATGGTCAGGAAATGTCTGTCCCTCTGAAATTCCACTCTCCTTAAGGCAGAGGCCCTGCTCCACCAGGAGCAGCTAAAATTTCCTATTGAGACTCCTGGCTACAGGGGCACAGGTTGCCCCCAGGGATCTGTTCTCAGCTTCCCGAGGGCAGGGTGCGCCTCCTCCTACCTTCCCGCATGCCGCGGGTGCCACAGAACCTGTCCAGGGCCAGGGGAGGCGCCCACACGCTGTCTGCACTTGTAGGACACAAAGGCACAGCCCTCTCTCTCCAGAAGTCCAGGGACTCAGCCTTGGTGCAGACTGGGTCTTAGGCAAGGAAAAGCCAGAGGACAGGGTCTGCAGGGACTTCTGGACGGGAACCAGCCAGCAGCCAGGCTCCTCAGAGGCGCTCGAGGTCTGCGGGTTCTCACCTGATCCTTAACTAGAAAACTAGGGCTGGGCTCAGGGCCCCCCAGGGCTATTATGTTCCATGCCATGTGCGCTCCCAGGGGAGGTGGTACTTCTCCCTCCTGACTCTGTCCCCACCTCCCTAAACAAGCCTGTGGCCCTCTAACAAAGCCCAAAGTCCCATGAAAGATCCTGCCTGGTGCTGGTCCTCAGCTACACGGACTGGGTAGCCCTTTTTAACAGGGAAGACAGCATCTGGTTGCCCCCTCTCCAGTGGCCTTCTCCACAGGGCTGGCCTGACTCCCCACAGCACTCACCTGGACAAGTGGGGGCCCATTTCCCGGCTGGCCGCCCGCCGTCCCCCGAAGGTCTCTCTCCGCACGGTGAACATGGGAGCCAGGGTGTGCCTGCGTGAGGGAGGAACATGGGAGCCAGGGTCTGCCTGTGTGAGGGAGGTGCTCAGGCCCTGCAGGGCGGGAACAAGGTGGAGGAAGTCGCTGGCCCTGCAGAAGCTGGACCGTCACCCCCTCCACACCCACTGCCAGGGAAGGGGCAGGAAGCATCAGGGGAGTCACCTGCTCTCGtctgagagggaggcagaggcagagggaggctagagaaagacaaagaaggcaaggcagaggcagaggcagaggcagaggcagggaaagccCCGCAAAGGCGGGctggaggaagagacagaaatggggatgaaagaatgaaagaaacagagaaaagcagagagacagggaagagaggagagaggaagggagccagagagaggaagagagagctgGTGAGATGGGGAAGGGAAGGATATGAAGGCAGGGGAGGATGAAAACGCAAAGAGAATGAGGTGGAAACCAAGAGAAAGGGAATTCCAACCAACAGCAGGCACTGAGAAAGGGACTTTCCACGCTATTTCATTCAACCCTCAAAACAAGTGGGTACCACTGCCATTCCCATGATGTAGATGAAGAGACAAAGGTTTGataaagagggagggagagaaaatagaggcaggagagagaaaatacGAGGCAGGAATACAGATGAGACAGAGACTGCGTATTCAAGACCAAGAGACaacaggctgggcctggtggctcacgcctgtaatcccagcacttcaggaggctgaggcaggtggatcgcctgaggtcaggagttcaaggccagcctggccaacatggtgaagccttgtctctattaaaaatacaaaaattaggccgggcgcggtggctcaagcctgtaatcccagcactttgggaggctgagacgggcggatcacgaggtcaggagatcgagaccatcctggctaacacggtgaaaccccgcctctactaaaaatacaaaaaaactagccgggcgaggtggcgggcgcctgtagtcccagctactcgggaggctgaggcaggagaatggcgtaaacccaggaggcggagcttgcagtgagctgagatcccgccactgcactccagcctgggcgacagagcgagactccgcctcaaaaaaaaaaaaaaaaaaattacaaaaattagttgggtgtggtggtgggtgcctgtaatcccagctacttgggagggtggggcaggagaattacttgaacccaggaggcagaggttgcagtgagctgagatcgtgccactgcactccagcctggacaacaaagtacaaactctgtctcaaaaaaaaaaaaaaaaaaaaaagacaaacaacaaccCAACAGTGTATCTGCCCATAACAGCATAAACTTGAGAAGAAGGGCTGTCTCCAGGAACTAGAAGAATGCCTGACAAAGAGCAGGCGTCCAGTTAACAACTGTGGAATGAACAAGCAAACATTATCTGGACTATGCCGTCAGGCAAATAAAAGAAGCTTTGGAAACTGCATAAAACCGGGGTGACCAGGAAACTGCATAAAACCGGGGTGACCAGGAAAGGCTTCACGCAGACAGTCGATCTGAGCCAAACCTGGAGGCATGCAGGGGGCAGAGCAGTGGCTTGGGTCATGCAGCAACAGCCGAGTATCTGGCGAGGGCATGGAAACAGAAGGTGGCAGAGGGGCTGTGGAGGCAAAGTCAGTAAGTTCTGAGGACCAGGTCTACTCTTCTTTGAGAATCTGCAGTGTTGGGCTTTTGAAAGGACTGAAGCTCAGGGCGTGACCTTCAGGTAGGGGTCTTCTTAATGACCACTGCCATTCTCCAGGTGAGAGACAAGAACCTGAACTAAAAATGCAGGAGCCGGACAGTGGGAAAGGGAAAGGTGTAAGATTCatccacttattcattcaacctGCTGAAGAGGTAGGATTGCCAGTTCCTGGACACCACCTGCAGGGCTCCAGTGTcccctggaacctgggaggtcaaggttgcccAGGCAGGGCCCCAAGGAGGGCCCCAAGGACTGTCTGGTTTCCAGCCTGAGGGACTGATGACCTGGTTGCTCTCAAGGATCCAGAACGTGAGAGATGCAGGTTTTGTTGGAAAGCTGAGTTCACATTGGAACTTGTTGCAGAGCCTGTGGGATTCCTGAGAGGTGACAGCCAGGGGCATTTGGATAAACTCTGTGAGAGCTCCAGAGAGGGCTGGGCAGGAAATAGACGTTGCAGCCGGTGGCACAGCAAGCGAAGCCATGGAGATCATACAGATTACAGCCTAGAAGCTAGAGAAGAGGGCCAAGCAAAGCAATGTGGGGCACAATATTTAAGAAGACAATATttgccgggcgcggcggctcatgcctataaccccagcactttgggagagtgaggcagctGGGTtgctagaccagcctgggcaacactacaaaaatctctacaaaaaaatacacaaatcagccaggcatggtggcgggcgcctatagtcccagctactcgggaggctgaggtgggaggatcacttgagcctgggaggtcgaggttgcagtaagccatgatcgtaccactgcactccagcctccagcctgagacagagtgagaacctgtctcaaaaaaaaaaaaaaagacaatatttaaTATCCAGTTGTGAAGAGCCACTGCCAGAACCTGAGAAGGAATGGTGGAACAAGAAGAGCAAGAAAACTAGACAGAGAAcaattttttgagataaggtctcactcctattgtccaggccggagtgcagtggcgtgatctcagttcactgcagccttgacttccccggctccagtgatactcccacctcagcctctcgagtggctgggactacaggtgcaggccaccatgtctggctaatttttggtatttttggtagagatggaatctcactatgttgcccaggctagtcttgaactcctgggctcaagtgatctgcctaactcagcctcccaaagtgctgggattacaggtgtgagccaccacaccctggcaAGAACAATGTTTTAAGAAGCACGAGGATGTTGAGTATCAAATGCTGCATAGTTCGGGTGAGAGGATTGAAGAGTCTACTCAGCAATCAGGAGTTCATTGGAGACTCTGGCAGAAGTTTTCTATAGCAGAATGGCAGGAAACGTAGCCATACTGAAATTTTGTTAGGCACAAACAGGTGGTGAGGAagtgaagaaaatgagaatgaagacTGATTTTAAGAAAcgagtggccaggcgcggtggctcactcctgtaatcccagcattttgggaggtcgaggcgggtggattgcgaggtcaggagatagagactatccgggctaacacagtgaaaccccgtctctactaaagaatacaaaaaattagctgggcgtggtggcgggtgcctatagtcccagctactcaggaggctgaggcaggagaatggcgtgaacccaggaagcggaggctgcagtgagccgagattacgccacagcactccagcctgggcgacagagcgagattctatctcaaaaaaaaaaaaaaaaaaaaagaaagaaacgagTGTGAAGAAAACAGTAGGACAATAAGTAGGAAACCTCAACGGGGTGTGAGGACAAGTTCCCCAGGATTAAGTGGATAAGACGGAGgttggtggccgggcgcggtggctcaagcctgtaatcccagcactttgggaggccgagacaggcagatcacgaggtcaggagatcgagaccatcctggctaacacggtgaaccccgtctctactaaaaaatacaaaaaactagccgggcgaggtggtgggcgtctgtagtcccagctactcgggaggctgaggcaggNNNNNNNNNNNNNNNNNNNNNNNNNNNNNNNNNNNNNNNNNNNNNNNNNNNNNNNNNNNNNNNNNNNNNNNNNNNNNNNNNNNNNNNNNNNNNNNNNNNNGGGGCGGGGAAAGGGGGaacccgggggggggggggttggggggggccCGAAAAACGCCCCGTGCCCCCCGGGGGGGGAAAAAGGGAGGcccccggaaaaaaaaaaaaaaaaaaaaaaaaaaaaaagacggaggTTGGCCCTTAAGATTTGGAACAGGTTCAAGAGAGAGGAATAGCAAGGTTTAAGGGATGGTTCCTGACGTCTAAGGGcgcatttaatatattttcaaggcTAAGGAGGGCAAGATCTGGAGGAGAGAGGATGGTACCCCAAGTGTCATCCTCCATCGACAGGTCAATAGACAGTACAGCGACATGGGAACAGAGCAGGTGTGGACAGAACGCATGGTTTCCCAGGGAGGGCAGTATTTTTCCATGAGGATGCAAGAGTGAAAGCCTGGGAGATTCCATGAAGAGCTGAGGGGCTTCTGAGCCACAGCTTAAACCTtacccctcctcctcccagataCATTCAAATCCAAGTACTGACAATGATCTAGTAAGAACTGGGCTTCCCTGGCTACCGTCTATCAAGGAATGCCACTGTCTACCTGTGGGCAGTGTGCACTGGATTGGGTTCTCTGCGGGGTCTTGCTGATATTAAAGAGAATGCAGGGGCCCTGTGAGTCTCACCTCTGTACCCCCAGCACACAACAGGTGCTCAACACATTCGCAAGGGGAACGCTGAGCAAAGCGGAGGCCCGGGTTCCCTCCTGGAGAAACCTGCTTCCCCTCCATGGTCTCAAGCGTCCCCTCCTTCCTTGACCTCAGTCGTTGATTTCCGCTGCACTTCCTATTCCTGGGGGAGCTTTCAACACTCCGCCGTTCAGGCCGCCGGTCCCCGCAGCCCGGGCCCCGCTCTCTAGGGCTGGGCCCCCGGCGGCCCTGGGCTGGCCCCGCAGACGACCATCTCTCGCCTTCGCTTCCTCAAGCGTAAATCTGGCGGCGGGGGCTGCAGGGCCTTCATCTCTTCCTCTGTCCCGCGATGTCGGAGAGACCGCAGCCCAGCCTCTGCCACCGCAGAGCTGCTTATCCGGCAGCGCGACTCCCTCGGCCACCGTTGGATGCCGTTGCTCGCCGTTAGGCAAGTGTTTTAAGAAGCATGAGGATGTCGAGTGTCAAATGCTGCAAAGGGCTCAGAGCTCGCGACCAAGGGGCGTGGCCTCCGGGCCGCGAAGGCCTCTGGGAGTTGTAGTCCTGCCTCGGCCTGCGGtggcctcttaaaaaaaaaaatacaaaactggccCTTGGTCCGTCGCTGCCTCGGTGTTCCTGTCGGGCTTCCCAGCAGCGGCCTAGAGGAAAAGTAAAAGATGTCTGAATATATTCAGGTAACCGAAGATGAGAACGATGAGCCCATTGAAATACCATCGCAAGACG from Piliocolobus tephrosceles isolate RC106 chromosome 11, ASM277652v3, whole genome shotgun sequence includes the following:
- the LOC111553783 gene encoding uncharacterized protein LOC111553783 isoform X2 encodes the protein MEGKQVSPGGNPGLRFAQRSPCECVEHLLCAGGTEGLSTSLTQADPGSHVPPSRRHTLAPMFTVRRETFGGRRAASREMGPHLSRGPDGVVLGGT
- the LOC111553783 gene encoding uncharacterized protein LOC111553783 isoform X1, producing the protein MEGKQVSPGGNPGLRFAQRSPCECVEHLLCAGGTEAHPGSHVHRAERDLRGTAGGQPGNGPPLVQRQSPRMPDLAPRGSLGSSFLAVGTGRLLRVRVAPPPSPLSGVGIGGTEPGQGGRQGPAHPTAQPRRVRRAGLAGAGHSTPSPVEGKEQKQGTESCRLLCNNSPRSLAPSDKCSSAVSVGQTSGPGEGASASRSLARPVRTPRTVSGLQAPGGEVPRLCWPRGCGQDSVLHGRLE